The proteins below come from a single Serratia fonticola genomic window:
- the seqA gene encoding replication initiation negative regulator SeqA translates to MKTIEVDEELYRYIASHTQHIGESASDILRRMLKFTAGQPVRTAPVLASGQAEPSAVAVAAQRPRDRVRAVRELLLSDEYAEQNKAVNRFMLVLSTLYTLDAAGFAAATDSLHGRTRTYFAGDQQTLLANGTHTKPKHVPGTPYWVITNTNTGRKRSMIEHIMLAMQFPAELIEKVCGTV, encoded by the coding sequence ATGAAAACTATTGAAGTCGACGAAGAACTTTACCGCTATATTGCCAGCCACACGCAACATATCGGTGAAAGTGCGTCTGATATTTTACGGCGTATGTTGAAGTTTACCGCAGGCCAGCCTGTGCGCACGGCCCCTGTGCTTGCCAGTGGCCAGGCAGAGCCGTCAGCGGTTGCTGTTGCCGCACAGCGTCCGCGCGATCGCGTACGTGCGGTGCGTGAGCTGCTGCTGTCGGACGAATATGCCGAACAGAACAAAGCTGTAAATCGTTTTATGCTGGTACTTTCCACCTTGTACACCCTCGATGCGGCGGGCTTTGCTGCGGCAACGGATTCGTTGCATGGCCGTACCCGTACCTATTTTGCTGGCGATCAGCAAACGCTGTTGGCCAACGGAACGCATACCAAGCCCAAGCATGTGCCAGGTACGCCTTACTGGGTGATCACCAATACCAACACTGGTCGTAAACGCAGCATGATCGAACACATCATGCTGGCCATGCAGTTCCCAGCGGAACTGATCGAGAAAGTTTGCGGCACCGTCTAA
- the pgm gene encoding phosphoglucomutase (alpha-D-glucose-1,6-bisphosphate-dependent) — MANDPRAGQPAQQSDLINVAQLTSQYYVLQPEAGNAAHAVKFGTSGHRGSALRQSFNEAHILAIAQAIAEVRRQQGTTGPCYVGKDTHALSEPAFISVLEVLTANGVDVVVQENNGFTPTPAVSHAILCFNRKGGAQADGIVITPSHNPPEDGGIKYNPPNGGPADTNLTSVIEKRANELLSLKLQGVQRQSLDKAWTGGHLHAQDLVQPYVEGLVDIVDMPAIQRAGMKLGVDPLGGSGIAYWQRIAEHYKLDLTLVNDSIDQTFRFMHLDHDGIIRMDCSSESAMAGLLALRDKFDLAFANDPDYDRHGIVTPAGLMNPNHYLAVAINYLFQHRPQWGANVAVGKTLVSSAMIDRVVADLGRKLVEVPVGFKWFVDGLFDGSFGFGGEESAGASFLRFDGTPWSTDKDGIIMCLLAAEITAVTGENPQHHYNDLAKRFGAPSYNRIQAPATSAQKAALSKLSPEMVKASTLAGDPITARLTAAPGNGASIGGLKVMTDNGWFAARPSGTEEAYKIYCESFLGAEHREKIEHEAVEIVSEVLASAK; from the coding sequence ATGGCTAATGACCCACGTGCCGGGCAACCCGCTCAGCAAAGTGATTTGATCAACGTAGCCCAGCTGACGTCGCAGTACTATGTGCTGCAACCAGAGGCCGGTAATGCTGCACACGCGGTGAAATTCGGGACCTCAGGGCATCGCGGCAGCGCGCTTCGTCAGAGCTTTAACGAAGCACATATCCTGGCGATCGCTCAGGCCATTGCCGAAGTGCGTCGTCAACAGGGCACCACTGGCCCTTGCTACGTGGGTAAAGACACCCATGCGCTGTCCGAACCCGCCTTTATTTCCGTGCTGGAAGTGCTGACCGCCAACGGCGTTGACGTGGTGGTGCAGGAAAACAACGGCTTTACGCCAACCCCTGCCGTGTCACACGCTATCTTGTGCTTCAACCGTAAAGGGGGCGCGCAGGCAGACGGCATCGTGATTACCCCTTCGCATAACCCACCTGAAGACGGCGGCATCAAATATAACCCGCCAAACGGTGGCCCAGCCGATACCAACCTGACTTCCGTGATTGAAAAGCGTGCCAACGAACTGCTGAGCCTCAAGCTGCAGGGCGTGCAGCGTCAATCTCTGGATAAAGCCTGGACTGGCGGCCATCTGCATGCGCAGGATCTGGTGCAGCCTTACGTGGAAGGGCTGGTGGACATTGTCGATATGCCAGCCATTCAGCGTGCGGGCATGAAACTGGGCGTTGACCCGCTTGGCGGTTCCGGCATTGCCTACTGGCAGCGCATTGCCGAGCACTATAAGCTGGATCTGACGTTGGTGAATGATTCCATCGATCAGACCTTCCGCTTTATGCATCTGGACCATGACGGCATCATCCGTATGGACTGCTCGTCCGAATCGGCAATGGCTGGCCTGCTGGCCCTGCGCGACAAGTTCGATCTGGCGTTTGCCAACGATCCTGACTATGACCGCCACGGTATCGTCACGCCTGCGGGCCTGATGAACCCGAACCACTACCTGGCCGTTGCCATCAATTACCTGTTCCAGCATCGCCCGCAATGGGGTGCCAACGTTGCCGTGGGTAAAACGTTGGTTTCCAGCGCGATGATTGACCGCGTTGTGGCCGATCTGGGCCGCAAACTGGTGGAAGTGCCAGTCGGTTTCAAATGGTTTGTTGACGGCCTGTTCGACGGTAGCTTCGGCTTCGGCGGCGAAGAGAGCGCCGGTGCTTCGTTCCTGCGCTTCGACGGCACGCCTTGGTCTACCGATAAAGACGGCATCATCATGTGTCTGCTGGCGGCCGAGATCACCGCCGTTACCGGTGAAAACCCGCAGCATCACTATAACGATCTGGCCAAACGCTTCGGTGCGCCAAGCTACAACCGTATCCAGGCTCCGGCAACCTCCGCGCAGAAAGCGGCGTTGTCCAAGCTGTCACCGGAAATGGTCAAGGCCAGCACGCTGGCGGGCGATCCTATTACCGCGCGTCTGACGGCAGCTCCGGGTAACGGCGCTTCCATCGGAGGTCTGAAAGTGATGACCGACAACGGCTGGTTTGCCGCTCGCCCATCGGGTACCGAAGAGGCTTACAAGATTTACTGCGAAAGCTTCCTGGGTGCCGAGCACCGCGAGAAGATCGAGCATGAAGCGGTCGAGATCGTCAGCGAAGTGTTAGCTTCAGCCAAGTAA
- a CDS encoding PadR family transcriptional regulator produces the protein MFNRFARHHDQREEGHCHHRRGGRHHFAGRGEHGRGGEEHGRGGRGRHRLFEHGDLRLVLLALVERKPSHGYELIKAIEEASSGLYVPSPGVIYPTLTLLEEQDFLEPAVAGNGRKSYQITELGKQELQKHQAAIEVIFARLAGAGRDHRHEGNLAEGISEVMNRLRYLLRGNMMRADLSQEQVGRINQALLTAVEAIEAEMVSPKQPQEDN, from the coding sequence ATGTTTAATCGATTTGCACGCCACCACGACCAACGGGAAGAGGGGCATTGCCACCACCGCCGTGGCGGCCGTCATCATTTTGCTGGCCGCGGGGAACACGGCCGTGGTGGTGAAGAACATGGCCGGGGCGGGCGCGGGCGTCATCGCCTGTTTGAGCACGGCGATCTGCGCCTGGTGCTACTGGCGCTGGTAGAGCGTAAACCTAGCCACGGCTACGAGCTGATCAAGGCGATCGAAGAGGCTTCTTCCGGCCTGTATGTGCCAAGCCCAGGCGTGATTTACCCAACCCTCACGCTGTTGGAGGAGCAAGACTTCCTGGAACCGGCGGTAGCTGGTAATGGCCGTAAGAGCTACCAAATTACCGAACTCGGCAAGCAGGAGCTGCAAAAGCATCAGGCGGCCATCGAAGTGATTTTTGCTCGCCTGGCTGGCGCTGGGCGTGACCATCGCCATGAGGGCAATCTGGCCGAAGGGATCTCCGAAGTGATGAATCGCCTGCGCTATCTGCTGCGCGGCAACATGATGCGTGCGGATTTGTCTCAGGAGCAGGTCGGGCGTATCAATCAGGCACTACTGACCGCCGTGGAGGCTATCGAAGCCGAAATGGTATCGCCAAAACAGCCACAGGAGGATAACTGA
- a CDS encoding DUF3861 domain-containing protein, which yields MPGHRFRITVEALTDRKGEPVDKPELVFEVENHDDILAIVERIQGREDLNFGEQNSAAFAVGLKLFSEVMIENRKHPLFEPLRDSFKEFMIGLKKGPTSSQD from the coding sequence ATGCCAGGTCACCGTTTCCGCATTACCGTAGAAGCCCTGACAGACCGTAAAGGTGAACCCGTCGACAAGCCGGAGTTGGTGTTTGAGGTGGAAAATCACGACGATATTCTGGCCATTGTAGAGCGCATTCAAGGGCGAGAGGATCTGAACTTTGGCGAACAGAACAGCGCGGCCTTTGCCGTCGGGCTCAAGCTGTTCTCTGAAGTGATGATAGAAAACCGCAAGCATCCGCTGTTTGAGCCACTGCGTGACTCGTTTAAAGAATTTATGATCGGTCTGAAGAAAGGGCCCACATCGTCGCAGGATTAA